A single genomic interval of Spirosoma linguale DSM 74 harbors:
- a CDS encoding periplasmic binding protein/LacI transcriptional regulator (PFAM: periplasmic binding protein/LacI transcriptional regulator~KEGG: pfs:PFLU2583 putative rhizopine-binding ABC transporter protein), with protein sequence MRHLSLTPITTTLSIFLLLASCNQSGTSETSQDGEGKKLVVGATMLSMQNEFIVNVHDEMDKEAQKAGIELITVDAERSALKQVEQVESFIAQKVDAIIMNPCEVEASSPAVAKALAAKIPIINVNSETSSKPSAFVGSDDVESARIAMKFIADKLGGKGNVVMMHGYMGQAAQIKREQGAREILKQYPNLKLLAHQTGEWDRAKAMSLMENWIQSYGSQINAVFAHNDEMGLGAVKALTDAGLKDKVIVVSIDAIPDALQAVKKGSLDATVFQNAEQQGAKAIATAIKAAKGQPFDKETLVPFQLVTKDNLSKFLK encoded by the coding sequence ATGAGACATCTTTCACTAACTCCTATCACCACTACCCTATCCATCTTCCTTTTGCTCGCCAGCTGTAATCAATCGGGCACGTCCGAAACCAGCCAGGACGGCGAAGGCAAAAAACTGGTGGTGGGTGCCACCATGCTGAGTATGCAGAATGAGTTTATCGTGAATGTGCACGACGAGATGGACAAAGAAGCACAAAAGGCCGGCATTGAGTTGATTACCGTCGATGCAGAACGGTCGGCGCTGAAGCAGGTGGAGCAGGTAGAAAGCTTCATCGCCCAGAAAGTCGATGCCATTATCATGAATCCGTGCGAAGTGGAGGCCAGTTCACCAGCCGTTGCCAAAGCCCTGGCCGCCAAAATCCCGATCATCAACGTTAACTCCGAAACAAGTTCGAAGCCCTCGGCTTTCGTGGGTTCGGATGATGTCGAATCGGCCCGAATCGCCATGAAATTTATCGCTGACAAGCTGGGTGGCAAAGGCAATGTGGTTATGATGCACGGCTATATGGGTCAGGCGGCCCAGATCAAGCGGGAACAGGGCGCGCGGGAAATCCTGAAGCAGTACCCGAACCTGAAACTGCTGGCTCACCAAACAGGCGAATGGGACCGCGCCAAGGCCATGTCGCTGATGGAAAACTGGATTCAGTCGTACGGTTCGCAGATCAACGCCGTCTTCGCGCATAATGACGAGATGGGCCTTGGTGCCGTAAAAGCCCTGACCGACGCGGGCCTTAAAGACAAAGTAATTGTGGTGAGTATCGACGCTATTCCGGATGCGTTGCAGGCCGTCAAGAAAGGCTCGCTGGATGCTACAGTTTTCCAGAATGCCGAGCAGCAGGGCGCAAAAGCCATCGCAACAGCCATTAAAGCCGCCAAAGGGCAACCATTTGACAAAGAAACACTTGTACCCTTTCAGTTGGTCACCAAAGATAACCTGAGTAAGTTTTTGAAGTAA
- a CDS encoding inner-membrane translocator (PFAM: inner-membrane translocator~KEGG: ypb:YPTS_3226 inner-membrane translocator), with product MKNGFISTFSQTGQAYKTRIRGIGKYGLLLAFFVICLTLSLITPKFLTVQNLMIIVTQVSINALLAFGVTFVIIAGGIDLSIGSMVAVTGVVAASFAHPDTYPVAVPIGMGLLAGLLFGAFNGFVITRSKVPPFIVTLGTMTIGRGLALIVSKGRPVSNLSDSFNFLGGGKILGIPTLIIILVILFVVCSILLKRTVLGRYIYAVGGNEQAAKASGIQLNRVKMVVYTLCGGLAALAGILLTSRITTGQPNAGTGFELDAIAAAIIGGTSTSGGTGTMTGTLIGALLIGVISNGLDLLNVTSYYQQVVMGVIIIGAVVLDSMNQTSKE from the coding sequence ATGAAAAACGGCTTTATCAGTACTTTTTCCCAGACCGGACAAGCCTACAAAACCCGCATCCGGGGCATTGGCAAATACGGCCTTCTGCTGGCTTTTTTCGTCATTTGTCTGACCCTCTCCCTGATAACCCCGAAGTTCCTGACGGTTCAGAACCTGATGATCATTGTGACGCAGGTATCCATCAATGCTCTGCTTGCGTTTGGTGTCACCTTTGTTATCATAGCGGGCGGCATCGACTTATCCATTGGGTCGATGGTGGCGGTTACCGGTGTCGTGGCGGCTTCCTTCGCTCACCCGGATACGTATCCCGTGGCCGTTCCCATCGGTATGGGACTACTGGCGGGGCTACTCTTTGGCGCGTTCAACGGCTTCGTTATCACCCGCAGTAAAGTTCCGCCTTTCATTGTTACGCTGGGCACGATGACCATCGGCCGGGGTTTGGCGCTCATTGTGAGCAAAGGACGGCCCGTTTCCAACCTGTCGGACTCGTTCAACTTTTTAGGGGGCGGCAAAATTCTGGGAATTCCCACGCTCATTATCATTCTGGTTATCCTGTTCGTTGTCTGCTCCATTCTCCTAAAACGCACGGTACTTGGCCGCTACATCTACGCCGTTGGTGGAAACGAGCAGGCGGCCAAAGCCTCCGGCATTCAATTGAACCGGGTAAAAATGGTTGTTTACACGCTATGCGGTGGTCTGGCGGCACTGGCGGGTATCCTGCTGACATCGCGCATCACAACGGGACAGCCCAATGCCGGAACCGGCTTCGAACTCGACGCCATTGCTGCGGCCATCATCGGCGGAACCAGCACTTCGGGCGGCACGGGCACCATGACGGGCACGCTTATTGGTGCGCTGTTGATCGGCGTCATCAGCAACGGCCTCGACCTGCTCAATGTCACGTCCTATTACCAGCAGGTCGTCATGGGCGTTATTATCATCGGCGCCGTAGTGCTGGACAGCATGAATCAGACGAGTAAAGAGTAA
- a CDS encoding ABC transporter related protein (PFAM: ABC transporter related~SMART: AAA ATPase~KEGG: ret:RHE_CH01212 sugar ABC transporter, ATP- binding protein), with product MSTDQDYILRVTGLTKSFSGVKALDNVRLNLRKGEVHALMGENGAGKSTFMKVLIGLLTPDSGEIIFKGDALKTGNVNDILKKGISMIHQEILAVPELTVAQNIFLGRETSNRLFGWLDDRQQIKQAGDLLEQLSLTIQPTTPMKYLSVAEMQMVEIAKAISNEASVIIMDEPTSALSDKEVATLFRIINDLTQKGVAIIYISHKMDEIFTIADTITVLRDGKYIVTKPASELDTNELITLMVGREIDTLFPENTSPTGDEVLSVKNLSEPGKFTNISFAVHAGEVLGLAGLMGAGRTEIARAIFGLDRFSDGAVYLRGEKITIKSPADAIRQGIGYVSEDRKAFGFIPRLSVKHNITLSSLHGFFTQPKQETETALSLMTDLRIKANGPNQAVTYLSGGNQQKVVIGKVLLAKPAVVILDEPTRGIDIGAKAEIYKLINQLTADGIAVILISSELPEILGLSDRILVLSQGRQTAMLSRSDATQETIMRYAMPAN from the coding sequence ATGTCTACCGATCAGGATTATATACTTCGCGTAACAGGACTTACGAAATCATTTTCGGGGGTAAAGGCGCTGGATAACGTCCGGCTGAACCTTCGGAAAGGCGAAGTTCACGCGCTGATGGGCGAAAATGGAGCGGGGAAATCCACCTTCATGAAGGTTCTCATTGGCCTGTTGACGCCCGATTCCGGCGAAATCATCTTCAAAGGCGACGCGCTCAAAACCGGTAATGTCAACGACATCCTGAAGAAAGGCATCTCCATGATCCACCAGGAAATTCTGGCTGTTCCGGAGCTAACCGTGGCGCAGAATATATTTCTGGGTCGGGAAACGAGTAACCGCTTGTTTGGCTGGCTCGACGACCGGCAGCAGATCAAACAGGCGGGCGACCTGCTGGAGCAGCTAAGCCTTACCATCCAGCCCACCACGCCGATGAAGTACCTGAGTGTGGCTGAAATGCAGATGGTTGAAATTGCCAAAGCCATTTCCAACGAAGCCAGCGTCATTATCATGGACGAGCCCACCTCTGCCCTTTCCGATAAGGAAGTCGCCACGCTCTTCAGAATCATTAATGACCTGACGCAAAAAGGGGTTGCCATTATTTACATCTCCCACAAGATGGACGAGATTTTTACCATTGCCGATACTATTACGGTGTTGCGGGACGGTAAATACATCGTTACCAAACCCGCGTCGGAGCTTGACACCAATGAGCTGATTACCCTCATGGTTGGCCGCGAGATTGACACTCTTTTTCCGGAAAATACCAGTCCAACAGGCGACGAAGTACTGTCTGTCAAAAACCTCAGTGAGCCCGGTAAATTCACCAATATTAGCTTTGCTGTTCATGCGGGCGAAGTACTGGGCCTGGCGGGGCTGATGGGAGCCGGAAGAACCGAAATAGCCCGCGCAATTTTTGGGCTGGATCGTTTCAGCGATGGCGCGGTTTACCTACGGGGCGAAAAAATTACGATCAAATCACCCGCCGATGCCATTCGGCAGGGTATCGGCTACGTGAGCGAAGACCGCAAAGCGTTCGGGTTTATTCCCCGTTTGTCGGTTAAGCACAACATTACCCTGTCGAGCCTGCATGGATTTTTTACGCAGCCCAAACAGGAAACCGAAACGGCCCTGTCGCTGATGACAGATCTGCGGATAAAAGCAAACGGCCCTAATCAGGCAGTAACTTACCTCAGCGGGGGCAATCAGCAGAAGGTTGTTATCGGCAAGGTGCTGCTGGCCAAACCGGCGGTGGTTATCCTCGACGAGCCCACGCGCGGTATCGACATTGGGGCTAAAGCCGAAATCTATAAACTAATCAACCAGCTAACCGCCGATGGTATCGCCGTTATCCTGATTTCGTCGGAACTCCCCGAGATACTCGGCCTGAGCGACCGGATACTTGTGCTGTCGCAAGGACGGCAAACCGCCATGCTCTCCCGTTCCGACGCTACCCAGGAAACGATTATGCGGTATGCGATGCCCGCCAACTGA
- a CDS encoding beta-lactamase domain protein (PFAM: beta-lactamase domain protein~KEGG: tgr:Tgr7_0829 beta-lactamase domain protein), which translates to MQLFITSLNSGSNGNCYYVGNEREAVLIDAGISCRETERRMERLGLSLQTVKAIFVSHEHSDHIRGIPQLAKKHQIPVFITPGTLNNSGLPQTGFPLRPLRAYEPVWIGELCITAFPKHHDASDPHSFLVAGRDTKVGVFTDIGAPCEHLIHHFKQCHAAFLEANYDEDMLEKGRYPYFLKNRIRGGKGHLSNQQALDLFKTHKPAFMSHVLLSHLSKDNNCPQLTKDLFSLHRDTTEVIVASRFEETPVYAVCA; encoded by the coding sequence ATGCAATTGTTCATCACCTCATTAAATTCGGGCAGCAACGGGAATTGTTATTACGTTGGCAATGAGCGGGAAGCTGTTCTGATCGACGCCGGGATCTCCTGCCGGGAAACCGAACGACGAATGGAGCGGCTTGGCTTATCTCTGCAAACCGTTAAAGCCATCTTTGTTTCTCACGAACACAGCGACCATATCCGGGGCATTCCCCAACTGGCCAAAAAGCACCAGATTCCTGTTTTTATCACCCCCGGCACCCTGAATAATTCGGGCTTACCGCAAACCGGCTTTCCACTTCGTCCGCTGCGCGCGTATGAGCCGGTCTGGATTGGTGAACTATGCATTACGGCTTTTCCCAAGCACCACGATGCCAGCGACCCGCACAGTTTTCTGGTCGCTGGCCGAGATACGAAAGTAGGTGTGTTCACCGATATTGGTGCCCCCTGCGAACACCTGATCCATCACTTTAAGCAATGCCACGCGGCTTTTCTGGAAGCGAATTACGATGAGGATATGCTGGAGAAAGGGCGGTACCCGTATTTCCTGAAGAATAGAATCCGGGGAGGTAAAGGGCACCTTTCCAACCAGCAGGCGCTGGACCTGTTTAAAACGCATAAACCGGCCTTTATGAGCCACGTGCTGTTGTCGCACCTCTCGAAAGACAATAACTGTCCTCAACTCACGAAGGATTTGTTCAGCCTGCACCGGGACACGACAGAGGTTATCGTAGCCTCCCGTTTCGAAGAAACACCCGTCTACGCCGTTTGCGCGTAA
- a CDS encoding Dihydrofolate reductase (PFAM: dihydrofolate reductase region~KEGG: tbd:Tbd_2039 dihydrofolate reductase), which produces MKISLIAAVAQNGVIGRENDLPWHLPDDFAFFKRKTSHHPIIMGRKSLESLGKPLPNRTNIVLTRNAEFSAAGVTIVHTLDDAIAEAKAINQTEIFVIGGAEIYKMALPIATTLYLTEIHQDYDGDAYFPEFDKNEWQEVSRRPHPADERHAVSFDFVEYEKV; this is translated from the coding sequence ATGAAAATCAGTTTAATTGCTGCCGTTGCGCAGAACGGCGTTATTGGTCGCGAGAACGACTTGCCTTGGCATTTACCTGACGACTTTGCTTTTTTCAAGCGTAAGACCAGCCACCACCCCATTATCATGGGCCGCAAATCGCTGGAATCACTTGGCAAACCGCTACCCAACCGCACGAACATTGTGCTTACCCGAAATGCGGAGTTTTCGGCTGCGGGCGTAACAATCGTCCATACGCTGGATGATGCCATTGCCGAAGCAAAAGCTATTAATCAAACCGAAATTTTTGTCATCGGCGGGGCTGAAATTTACAAAATGGCCTTACCCATCGCCACCACGCTTTACCTGACCGAAATTCATCAGGATTACGACGGTGACGCTTATTTCCCTGAGTTCGACAAAAACGAATGGCAGGAAGTGAGCCGACGCCCCCATCCCGCCGACGAACGCCATGCCGTATCGTTTGACTTCGTCGAGTACGAAAAGGTGTAG
- a CDS encoding YdjC family protein (PFAM: YdjC family protein~KEGG: yen:YE0972 hypothetical protein) produces the protein MKSALLCLAFTIFGQVAVNAQTETYAEKLGFPKGKKVVIFHVDDAGMSYESNVGTINAMDKGIASSTSVMMPCGWVPNFFEYVKKHPTADVGVHLTLTSEWNGYRWSPLVGREKAPGLYDEQGAFWHSVEQVVQHASADEVEAEIRAQLARYRAFGVQPTHMDSHMGTLFDPKFIMRYAKVAIEEKIPVLFPAGHATLIFKANNVPAPMQQLAQQVGKQLWDAGLPVMDDLDGTSYGWTLPAGTPVTDATIQKYKTQKFIELLKSTKPGLTYIIMHCTAPSPTFDQISGSGQSRNGDMLAMMDPALKSFVEKEGIIITTWRELMERRKKVN, from the coding sequence ATGAAATCAGCCTTACTATGTTTAGCCTTCACCATTTTTGGCCAGGTGGCCGTTAACGCGCAAACGGAAACTTACGCCGAGAAGCTGGGTTTTCCTAAAGGAAAGAAAGTCGTTATTTTCCACGTCGATGATGCGGGCATGAGTTACGAATCGAACGTAGGAACGATAAATGCAATGGATAAAGGCATTGCCAGTTCAACCAGTGTGATGATGCCCTGCGGCTGGGTTCCTAACTTTTTCGAGTATGTAAAAAAACACCCGACTGCCGATGTGGGCGTTCACCTGACGTTGACATCCGAATGGAACGGCTACCGATGGTCGCCGTTGGTGGGCCGCGAAAAAGCACCGGGTTTATACGATGAGCAGGGCGCTTTCTGGCATTCGGTCGAACAGGTTGTTCAGCACGCATCGGCCGATGAGGTTGAAGCCGAAATTCGGGCACAACTGGCTCGCTACCGGGCGTTTGGTGTGCAGCCTACGCACATGGACTCACACATGGGAACGCTCTTCGACCCGAAATTCATTATGCGCTACGCCAAAGTAGCCATCGAAGAGAAAATCCCAGTTCTGTTCCCGGCGGGTCATGCCACCTTGATTTTCAAAGCCAACAACGTACCGGCCCCGATGCAGCAACTGGCGCAACAGGTCGGCAAACAGCTCTGGGATGCAGGCCTGCCCGTTATGGACGACCTCGACGGCACAAGTTACGGCTGGACGCTACCCGCCGGAACACCCGTTACCGACGCCACTATTCAGAAATACAAAACGCAGAAGTTCATTGAACTGCTCAAGTCAACGAAGCCCGGCCTGACGTACATTATTATGCACTGTACGGCCCCAAGCCCTACCTTTGACCAGATAAGCGGCTCCGGCCAGTCCCGCAACGGCGATATGCTGGCCATGATGGACCCCGCCCTGAAATCGTTTGTCGAAAAAGAAGGAATCATTATCACCACCTGGCGCGAGTTAATGGAACGGCGCAAAAAAGTCAATTGA
- a CDS encoding methionyl-tRNA formyltransferase (TIGRFAM: methionyl-tRNA formyltransferase~PFAM: formyl transferase domain protein~KEGG: gme:Gmet_3339 methionyl-tRNA formyltransferase), with protein sequence MPQPLRIIFMGTPDFAVASLQRLLGAGLQVVAVVTAPDRPSGRGLQLTPSPVKKAAEAANLPVLQPEKLRDAAFLEQLASYQADLQVVVAFRMLPEVVWAMPTIGTFNLHGSLLPQYRGAAPINWAIINGETETGVTTFFIEKEIDTGQMIFQDYEPIYPDDTAGTVHDRLMERGANLVVKTVHAIEAGDYPRTPQPTADDLRPAPKLSRETTEINWNQPATQIRNFVRGLSPYPTAWTKINGKVFKIYGVSVANESPFAAEQPGEAYSDNKKIILVRAADGWLQIDALQAEGKRRMTAEEFLRGNRLNRDS encoded by the coding sequence ATGCCACAACCCCTTCGTATTATATTCATGGGCACGCCCGATTTTGCCGTTGCCAGCCTCCAGCGTCTGCTTGGAGCCGGTTTGCAGGTCGTAGCCGTTGTTACCGCTCCCGACCGGCCTTCGGGCCGCGGGCTTCAGTTAACCCCATCGCCGGTGAAGAAAGCCGCCGAAGCCGCCAATTTACCGGTCCTTCAGCCCGAAAAGCTTCGTGATGCGGCTTTTCTGGAACAACTGGCCAGCTACCAGGCCGATTTGCAAGTTGTGGTTGCTTTCCGAATGCTGCCGGAAGTGGTTTGGGCGATGCCCACCATCGGAACGTTCAATCTGCATGGTTCCCTGTTGCCGCAGTACCGGGGAGCGGCCCCCATCAACTGGGCCATTATTAACGGTGAGACAGAAACCGGCGTGACGACTTTTTTTATCGAGAAAGAAATTGATACGGGGCAGATGATCTTTCAGGATTATGAACCCATTTATCCGGACGACACCGCCGGAACGGTGCATGACCGACTGATGGAGCGGGGCGCGAATCTGGTTGTAAAAACGGTTCATGCCATTGAAGCTGGTGACTATCCCCGCACGCCCCAACCCACAGCCGATGACTTGAGACCGGCGCCTAAGCTCAGCCGCGAAACCACCGAAATCAACTGGAATCAACCCGCTACCCAGATTCGCAACTTCGTGCGGGGACTGTCGCCCTACCCTACCGCCTGGACGAAAATTAACGGGAAGGTTTTCAAAATTTACGGAGTCTCCGTAGCCAATGAGTCTCCTTTTGCCGCCGAGCAGCCCGGTGAAGCCTACTCCGATAATAAGAAAATCATTCTGGTTCGAGCGGCCGATGGCTGGCTTCAGATCGACGCGCTACAAGCCGAGGGCAAACGACGCATGACGGCAGAGGAGTTTTTGCGGGGGAACCGTCTGAACCGGGATTCGTAG
- a CDS encoding transcription elongation factor GreA (TIGRFAM: transcription elongation factor GreA~PFAM: transcription elongation factor GreA/GreB domain protein~KEGG: pol:Bpro_2677 GreA/GreB family elongation factor) — MAKISYYTEEGLNRLKAELVELKTKGRAAIARQIAEARDKGDLSENAEYDAAKDAQGLHELKISKLEEVLSNARVLDESTIDASQVSVLSKVKIKNKKSGAEMLYILVSEEEADLKTGRISVGSPIGKGLLGKRVGDTAEIKVPAGVLEFEVMEIAR, encoded by the coding sequence ATGGCAAAGATTTCTTATTACACAGAAGAAGGACTTAACCGGCTGAAAGCTGAATTGGTTGAGTTGAAAACTAAAGGACGGGCCGCAATTGCCCGTCAGATTGCCGAAGCCCGCGATAAAGGAGACCTTAGCGAAAACGCTGAGTACGATGCCGCTAAAGATGCGCAGGGGTTACATGAATTAAAAATATCGAAGCTGGAAGAGGTGCTCTCGAACGCACGTGTTCTGGACGAATCGACCATTGATGCCTCGCAGGTATCGGTACTGTCGAAGGTAAAGATCAAGAATAAGAAAAGTGGTGCAGAAATGCTCTATATACTGGTTTCAGAAGAAGAAGCAGATTTGAAAACCGGCCGTATTTCGGTGGGTTCGCCCATTGGTAAAGGCTTGCTCGGGAAACGCGTTGGTGACACCGCCGAGATTAAGGTACCCGCTGGCGTACTGGAATTTGAAGTAATGGAAATAGCCCGATAA